Genomic segment of Dehalogenimonas alkenigignens:
GATCATCCTGGAGCAGGAAACCGGCAAAATCCTCGGCGGGCATGTCATTGGCCCGTGGGCGTCGGTTGTCATCCAGGAGGTGGTCAACGTAATGGCCCGCCGCGGCGGGGTAGAAGATATCGGGCGGGGAATTCATATTCACCCGGCTCTATCGGAATTGATCATCAAGGCTGTCTATAATGCCGCATGAAGCGCTCGCTTATTCGAGGTGATCAGCGCTGGTGGTATTCACAACGACCAGACTAACGATTATAATCAAACTATATGAAAACCTCTGCAGTCAAAAGGCTTGAAAGGCAATCGGAAAGTGACGGAAACACCGACATTGGCGGTGGTATTATGGATTCGGAACTCTCGAGTCCGGAAGATCAGTTAAGAAGGTTACGGCAGTTCATTCCGGTTCTGGTTCATGAATTGAGGACACCGCTAACGCCTTTACTGGGAGCATCGGAGATGCTTTCGAGCGGAATAACAGAGCAGCCGTGGGCAAACCTCGCCCGGAGCATACAGTTAAGTGCCGAAAAAATGGTGCGGATGATTAATGACCTGGCTGATTTGGGGAAGTGTGAGTGCGGCGAGCTGATTTTGGAAGTTTCCGACATTGACCTGTCCATGATGTTTGGCGAGGTGGTTGAAAGCCGGAGAGTTCGCGCTGTACCGTTGGGGCTAGAACTGGTCATTGATATTCCACAATCGTTGCCGCGAATTCGAGGCGATGCCACTCGGTTGCGACAGGTTGCTTTAACCTTGCTGGAAAG
This window contains:
- a CDS encoding sensor histidine kinase; its protein translation is MKTSAVKRLERQSESDGNTDIGGGIMDSELSSPEDQLRRLRQFIPVLVHELRTPLTPLLGASEMLSSGITEQPWANLARSIQLSAEKMVRMINDLADLGKCECGELILEVSDIDLSMMFGEVVESRRVRAVPLGLELVIDIPQSLPRIRGDATRLRQVALTLLESTLRQVPEGGSVRVSARSIDQSVMVTVTGEDSSPRPPDDLSSHFSEDNTLGKAPSLGLLLASYLVRLHEGRAGVVIQAGMNSMYWFSVPVNGPQRRAA